The following coding sequences lie in one Flavobacterium sediminis genomic window:
- a CDS encoding 5'-nucleotidase produces MTSCESYKGKIYEVKGSNININENQHSRNDIENFVAPFRNHINKDLDSILAYNPVDQDKSKGKWQSNIGNLLAETTLALGDKVFEMREHKSIDFCILNHGGIRSVIPKGNVTTRTAYEVMPFENSLIVAELKGSQIREIADYLLENRKPHPLAGITIYISEDEKSVDKILIRNKPLEDQKTYYVATSDYLANGGDNMTFFTESPKKYDLDYKLRNLLIDYFKSVDTLPNLTDKKIIIE; encoded by the coding sequence TTGACTTCTTGCGAATCTTACAAAGGAAAGATTTATGAAGTAAAGGGTTCAAATATCAATATAAATGAAAATCAACATTCTCGAAACGACATTGAAAATTTTGTAGCTCCTTTCCGGAATCATATCAACAAAGACCTTGATAGTATATTAGCTTACAATCCGGTCGATCAAGACAAAAGCAAAGGAAAATGGCAATCTAACATCGGAAATCTGCTTGCCGAAACTACTTTAGCTTTAGGCGATAAAGTTTTCGAGATGAGAGAACACAAATCTATTGACTTTTGTATTTTAAACCACGGCGGAATTCGATCTGTAATTCCGAAAGGTAATGTAACGACAAGAACGGCTTATGAAGTAATGCCTTTTGAAAACAGTCTGATTGTTGCTGAATTGAAAGGCTCTCAGATCAGAGAAATAGCTGATTATCTTTTAGAGAACAGAAAACCTCATCCGTTAGCCGGAATCACTATTTACATTTCTGAAGACGAAAAATCAGTTGATAAAATCCTGATCCGTAACAAACCTTTAGAAGACCAAAAGACCTATTATGTTGCTACATCTGATTACTTAGCCAATGGCGGTGACAACATGACTTTTTTCACAGAAAGTCCAAAAAAATACGATCTGGATTACAAGTTACGTAACTTGTTAATCGACTATTTTAAAAGTGTTGATACACTTCCTAATTTAACTGATAAAAAAATCATTATAGAATAA
- a CDS encoding DUF6913 domain-containing protein — MFYKIISRFFLKKIINKRLSILKEDSSEGKIQTIGIIIDETEKGYKKELLKHIADSGIPLKQLKVLTFKDAVKKKGAIEKPGFSGKDISLTGSAKKEEVAAFLATPFDVLVNYFDENKPELLWATTSSKAKFRVGLDSVDYRANNVIVKTDMQETKLFTNELFKYLRILKKV; from the coding sequence ATGTTTTATAAAATTATTAGCCGCTTTTTTCTAAAAAAAATAATTAATAAAAGGTTAAGTATACTTAAAGAAGATTCGTCAGAAGGAAAAATACAGACAATAGGGATTATAATTGATGAAACGGAAAAAGGATATAAAAAAGAGTTGCTGAAACATATCGCAGACAGCGGTATTCCGTTAAAACAACTTAAAGTACTTACATTTAAAGATGCCGTAAAGAAAAAAGGAGCAATAGAAAAACCCGGTTTTTCCGGTAAAGATATAAGTTTAACAGGTTCTGCGAAAAAGGAAGAAGTAGCTGCTTTTTTGGCAACACCATTTGACGTATTGGTCAATTATTTTGATGAGAACAAACCGGAATTATTATGGGCAACAACCAGCTCAAAAGCTAAATTCAGAGTGGGGTTGGATAGTGTGGATTATCGGGCTAACAATGTTATTGTAAAAACCGACATGCAGGAAACCAAGTTGTTTACGAATGAATTGTTTAAATATTTAAGAATACTAAAAAAAGTGTAA
- a CDS encoding outer membrane protein assembly factor BamD produces MRKIISLVIVSVVLISCSEYQKALKSDDVALKNKVAEQMYEKEKYNKAIRLYEQVAPAFKGKPSAERMFYFYSKSYYNSKQYYLAGYQFENFAATYPKSEKREEAAFLSAECYYRLSPVFSLDQSDTDKALMKLQRFIDTYPNSEYLPQANAYVKELNEKLEKKAFEIAKQYNTISDFKAALKAFDNFLADYPGTTYKEKALYYRLDSAYKLAVNSVPSKKEDRLNYAKVTYTSLVKFKPDTEYKKEADDMLAVIEKELQQYSNIN; encoded by the coding sequence ATGAGAAAAATAATAAGTTTAGTAATAGTATCTGTTGTGTTGATTTCTTGTAGTGAATATCAAAAAGCGCTGAAAAGCGATGATGTAGCACTGAAGAATAAAGTGGCGGAACAGATGTATGAAAAAGAAAAATACAACAAAGCGATCCGTTTGTATGAGCAAGTAGCACCTGCTTTTAAAGGCAAACCCAGTGCAGAGCGAATGTTTTATTTTTATTCAAAATCATACTATAACTCTAAACAATACTATTTAGCAGGATATCAGTTTGAAAATTTTGCGGCAACTTATCCTAAGAGTGAAAAGAGAGAAGAAGCAGCGTTTTTAAGTGCAGAATGTTATTATCGATTATCTCCGGTATTTAGTTTAGATCAGTCAGATACAGATAAAGCATTGATGAAGTTGCAGAGATTTATCGATACGTATCCTAATTCAGAATATTTACCACAAGCTAATGCGTATGTAAAGGAGCTTAATGAAAAGTTAGAAAAAAAAGCATTTGAAATCGCAAAGCAATACAATACGATTTCTGATTTTAAAGCGGCATTGAAAGCGTTTGATAATTTCTTGGCAGATTATCCGGGAACGACTTATAAAGAAAAAGCTTTGTATTATCGTTTGGATTCGGCTTACAAATTAGCGGTAAATTCAGTTCCGAGTAAAAAAGAAGACCGTTTAAATTATGCAAAAGTTACGTATACGAGCTTAGTGAAGTTTAAACCGGATACAGAATACAAAAAAGAAGCTGACGATATGTTGGCAGTTATTGAAAAAGAGTTACAACAATATTCTAATATAAATTAA
- a CDS encoding DNA-directed RNA polymerase subunit omega yields MDLKKTTAPVNTITYNKAKIEAPTGNVYEAITIIAKRASQINTEIKKELLEKLDEFATYNDSLEEIFENKEQIEVSKFYEKLPKPHALAVQEWLEGKIYYREAK; encoded by the coding sequence ATGGATTTAAAAAAGACAACTGCTCCTGTAAATACAATTACGTATAACAAAGCTAAAATTGAAGCCCCTACCGGAAATGTTTATGAGGCTATCACAATCATTGCCAAAAGAGCAAGTCAGATCAACACTGAAATCAAAAAAGAGTTGTTAGAAAAATTAGATGAGTTTGCTACTTATAATGACAGCTTAGAAGAAATTTTTGAGAACAAAGAGCAAATCGAAGTATCTAAATTTTATGAAAAATTACCTAAACCACACGCTCTTGCCGTACAAGAATGGTTAGAAGGTAAAATTTATTATAGAGAAGCAAAATAA
- the coaBC gene encoding bifunctional phosphopantothenoylcysteine decarboxylase/phosphopantothenate--cysteine ligase CoaBC: protein MSVLCGKKVILGVSGGIAAYKTAHLVRLFIKAGAQVKVVMTPASKDFVTPLTLSTLSKNPVVSEFYNEEEENAVWNNHVELALWGNLMVIAPATANTLAKMANGNCDNLLIATYLSAKCPVYFAPAMDLDMYKHPSTLDSFTKLQKFGDTIIPAEKGELASGLSGEGRMAEPENIIAFLEDDLLQKLPLRNKRVLVTAGPTYEAIDPVRFIGNHSSGKMGFDIAQKAAEKGAEVILVSGPTHLQLDNSQVKIVRVQSAQEMYDACHEYFDSVDVAVAAAAVADYRPKIVADQKIKKNDATFNIELEKTKDILASLGENKKHQLLVGFALETENEIEHAKQKIQKKNLDLIVLNSLNDSGAGFGHTTNKVTFIDAQFNIQAMELKSKEEVAQDIINKILEIQHA from the coding sequence ATGTCTGTTCTATGCGGTAAAAAAGTTATTCTGGGTGTATCTGGAGGTATTGCTGCATACAAAACAGCTCATTTGGTAAGACTTTTTATAAAAGCAGGTGCTCAGGTTAAAGTTGTCATGACACCTGCTTCTAAAGATTTTGTGACACCTTTAACACTCTCTACCTTATCTAAAAACCCCGTTGTTTCAGAATTTTACAATGAAGAAGAAGAGAATGCGGTTTGGAATAACCACGTTGAATTAGCTCTTTGGGGAAATTTGATGGTCATAGCTCCGGCCACAGCCAATACTTTGGCTAAAATGGCAAACGGAAATTGTGACAACTTACTTATAGCAACATATCTTTCGGCAAAATGTCCGGTTTATTTTGCTCCTGCAATGGATCTGGATATGTACAAACATCCGTCAACTTTAGATAGTTTTACTAAATTACAAAAGTTCGGAGATACCATTATTCCGGCTGAAAAAGGAGAATTAGCAAGTGGTCTTTCGGGAGAAGGCCGAATGGCAGAGCCAGAAAATATTATTGCTTTTTTAGAAGACGATTTATTGCAAAAACTTCCTTTGCGAAATAAAAGAGTGTTGGTGACAGCCGGGCCTACATACGAGGCGATTGATCCGGTTCGTTTCATCGGGAACCATTCTTCAGGAAAAATGGGGTTCGATATCGCTCAGAAAGCTGCAGAGAAAGGAGCAGAAGTGATCTTAGTGTCCGGTCCGACGCATTTGCAGCTCGATAATAGTCAGGTTAAAATTGTTCGGGTACAATCGGCTCAGGAAATGTATGATGCTTGTCATGAATATTTTGATTCTGTTGATGTAGCAGTTGCTGCGGCTGCAGTTGCTGATTATCGTCCGAAAATTGTTGCGGATCAGAAAATAAAAAAGAATGATGCTACGTTTAATATAGAGTTGGAAAAAACAAAAGATATCTTAGCGTCATTGGGAGAAAATAAAAAACACCAGCTTTTAGTTGGCTTTGCTTTAGAAACAGAAAATGAAATTGAACACGCTAAGCAAAAAATTCAGAAAAAAAACTTAGATTTGATTGTGCTTAATTCGCTGAACGATTCAGGAGCCGGTTTTGGACATACTACTAATAAAGTAACATTTATAGATGCACAGTTTAATATACAGGCTATGGAATTGAAGTCAAAAGAAGAAGTGGCACAAGATATCATTAATAAAATTTTGGAGATACAACATGCGTAA
- the porD gene encoding type IX secretion system protein PorD, which produces MRNVLRILVLVLGFISVSSAQELNATVSVNYQRMTDVNPQIFKNLETKVREFLNNTRFTDLNFEQHERIECNFFINVAEFNSNNIQATLQVQSSRPIYNSTYSSPVLNINDKDFGFQFLEYEQLVYDQNNFTSNLISVLAFYANIIIAVDRDTFEEKAGTKYLQSALAILNLAQPKGYKGWSQNENTNTNRYFLVSDMMSNTYEAFRKAMYEYHLLGLDTMAADQAKAKEEIGKAIETLSAIQSFRPNAFLTRVFFDAKVDEIVSVFSGGPNYNTVTLKETLNRISPLNSAKWSRIR; this is translated from the coding sequence ATGCGTAACGTTTTAAGAATTCTGGTTTTAGTTTTAGGTTTTATATCGGTAAGTTCTGCTCAAGAACTGAATGCAACTGTTTCGGTTAATTACCAACGAATGACAGATGTAAATCCCCAAATTTTTAAGAATTTAGAAACTAAGGTCAGAGAATTTCTTAATAATACCCGTTTTACAGACCTGAACTTTGAACAGCACGAAAGAATCGAATGTAATTTCTTTATCAATGTTGCGGAGTTTAATTCTAATAATATTCAGGCAACATTACAAGTACAATCGTCCAGACCTATTTATAATTCCACCTATAGTTCACCGGTTTTAAATATTAATGATAAAGATTTCGGATTCCAGTTTTTGGAATATGAACAGTTGGTTTACGATCAAAATAATTTTACGTCAAATTTGATTTCCGTTTTAGCTTTTTATGCCAATATCATTATTGCGGTAGACAGAGATACTTTTGAAGAAAAAGCGGGTACAAAATATTTACAGTCTGCTTTAGCAATATTAAATTTAGCACAACCTAAAGGTTATAAAGGTTGGTCGCAAAATGAAAATACAAATACCAATCGTTACTTTTTGGTCTCAGATATGATGTCTAATACCTATGAAGCGTTTAGAAAAGCTATGTATGAATATCATTTACTGGGGTTGGATACTATGGCAGCAGATCAAGCTAAGGCTAAAGAAGAGATTGGCAAAGCAATAGAAACATTATCTGCTATTCAGAGTTTCAGACCTAATGCTTTTCTGACACGTGTGTTTTTTGATGCCAAAGTAGATGAAATAGTGTCTGTTTTTTCAGGCGGACCAAATTACAATACCGTTACACTAAAAGAAACATTGAATAGAATTTCTCCGTTAAATTCTGCAAAATGGAGTAGAATTCGTTAA
- the recN gene encoding DNA repair protein RecN, which yields MLLTLAIKNYALIDSLEINFSDRFSIITGETGAGKSILLGALGLVLGNRADLSSLKDEEQKCVVEAHFDVSKYDLKSVFEASDFDYEEVTIIRREILPSGKSRAFVNDSPVNLQELQGLANFLLDIHSQHQTRDLIDESYQIRILDAVAQNKELLAVFKKDLGVFKKLQKELQRLQAEKQSLLNEQEYNNFLLEELVQANLKESEQEELESEQEVLSNIEFVKENIDKVLALAKEEEIGILSSVNEAKNSLQKLASLSKEYQSLFERINSIYIELDDVVEECVGKQEQIVDDPGRLVYINERLQFIYNLQKKHNVNTVAELLDIQNQLSEKATKFDAIDSEIDQAEVQKEIVFNRLEKTADEISGSRQLTAPKLEQALLEIVRPLGMPDAQIQFEIKPLEQFSETGKDSVSLLFSANKGMKPGPIKKMASGGEMSRVMLAVKAVLAQSIDLPTIIFDEIDTGVSGEVALKMGEIMKEMSKKMQVFAITHLPQIAAKGNQHYKVFKNEVGGVVNSEIKQLDANERVVEIAEMLSGKNITDSALAHAQTLLN from the coding sequence ATGCTTTTAACTTTAGCTATAAAGAACTATGCACTTATCGATTCGTTAGAAATTAATTTCTCGGATCGTTTTTCCATTATTACAGGAGAAACCGGTGCGGGTAAATCAATCTTGTTAGGAGCTCTTGGACTGGTTTTAGGAAATAGAGCCGATTTAAGTTCGCTTAAAGATGAAGAACAAAAGTGTGTGGTAGAAGCACATTTTGATGTAAGTAAATACGATCTGAAAAGCGTTTTTGAAGCTAGTGATTTCGATTATGAAGAGGTAACGATCATCAGGAGAGAGATATTGCCTTCCGGTAAATCCAGAGCCTTTGTAAATGATAGTCCTGTAAATCTTCAGGAGTTACAAGGCTTGGCTAATTTTTTATTAGACATACATTCCCAGCACCAAACCCGTGATTTGATCGATGAAAGTTACCAAATACGGATTTTAGATGCAGTTGCTCAAAACAAAGAGCTTTTGGCTGTATTTAAAAAAGATTTGGGTGTTTTTAAAAAATTACAGAAAGAACTGCAAAGATTACAAGCCGAAAAACAATCTCTTTTAAACGAACAAGAATACAACAACTTCTTATTGGAGGAATTGGTTCAGGCTAATTTAAAAGAGTCTGAACAGGAAGAGCTTGAATCAGAGCAGGAAGTTTTAAGCAATATTGAGTTTGTTAAAGAAAATATCGATAAGGTTTTGGCTTTAGCCAAAGAAGAAGAAATAGGTATTCTTTCTTCAGTCAATGAAGCTAAGAACAGTTTACAGAAATTAGCCTCGTTGTCAAAAGAATACCAAAGTTTATTTGAGCGAATCAATAGTATTTATATAGAACTGGATGATGTTGTAGAAGAATGTGTCGGGAAGCAGGAACAAATCGTAGACGATCCGGGGCGATTAGTTTATATTAATGAAAGACTTCAGTTCATTTATAATTTACAAAAGAAACATAACGTAAATACAGTTGCGGAACTTCTGGATATACAAAATCAATTAAGTGAAAAAGCGACTAAGTTTGACGCAATTGATTCGGAGATAGATCAGGCAGAAGTGCAAAAAGAGATCGTTTTTAACCGATTAGAGAAAACAGCCGATGAAATTTCAGGATCACGTCAGCTAACGGCGCCTAAACTGGAACAGGCATTGCTGGAAATTGTAAGACCATTAGGAATGCCCGATGCGCAGATACAGTTTGAAATAAAACCACTTGAGCAATTTTCGGAAACAGGGAAAGACAGTGTTAGTTTGTTGTTTTCGGCTAATAAAGGGATGAAACCCGGTCCGATCAAAAAAATGGCTTCGGGAGGAGAGATGTCGCGTGTTATGTTGGCAGTAAAAGCTGTATTAGCACAGTCAATAGACTTGCCGACGATTATTTTTGACGAAATAGATACCGGAGTGTCCGGAGAGGTGGCATTAAAAATGGGAGAGATCATGAAAGAGATGAGTAAAAAGATGCAGGTATTTGCCATTACTCATTTACCACAGATCGCTGCAAAAGGAAATCAGCATTACAAAGTATTTAAAAATGAAGTAGGGGGAGTGGTGAATTCTGAAATCAAGCAGTTGGATGCAAACGAAAGAGTTGTAGAGATTGCAGAAATGTTGTCAGGAAAGAATATTACTGACTCGGCATTGGCACATGCTCAGACATTATTAAATTAA
- the fabV gene encoding enoyl-ACP reductase FabV has product MIIEPRMRGFICLTAHPEGCAQSVKNQIEYVKSKGKIEGAKKVLVIGASTGFGLASRITSAFGNGAATIGVFFEKEPAEGKTATPGWYNSAAFEKEATAAGLYAKSINGDAFSDEIKQQTIDLIKQDLGQVDLVIYSLASPVRKDPKTGVLYRSVLKPIGNKFTDKTVDFHTGKMSEVSIEPCNEEEIANTVKVMGGEDWMLWIEAMKEAGVLVDGVLTLAYSYIGPEVTEPVYRKGTIGRAKDHLEATAFEITDELKDIQGRAYVSVNKGLVTQASSAIPVIPLYISLLYKIMKAKGLHEGCIEQIQRLFQDRLYSGNEIPTDEKHRIRIDDWEMREDVQEEVKKLWAIASTENLQEIGDLAGYKQDFLNLFGFGFDGVDYLADTNEVVRIPSINN; this is encoded by the coding sequence ATGATTATAGAGCCTAGAATGCGTGGTTTTATATGCTTAACAGCTCATCCAGAAGGTTGTGCGCAAAGCGTAAAAAATCAAATAGAATACGTTAAATCTAAAGGAAAAATTGAAGGAGCTAAAAAAGTATTGGTTATCGGAGCTTCAACAGGATTTGGTTTGGCTTCCAGAATTACGAGTGCTTTTGGTAATGGAGCTGCAACAATAGGAGTATTCTTTGAAAAAGAACCGGCAGAAGGGAAAACAGCAACTCCGGGATGGTATAACTCGGCTGCATTTGAAAAAGAAGCAACAGCAGCAGGTTTATATGCTAAAAGTATTAACGGAGATGCGTTTTCAGATGAAATTAAGCAACAAACAATAGACTTAATCAAACAGGATTTAGGGCAAGTAGATCTTGTAATCTATAGTTTAGCCTCTCCTGTTAGAAAAGATCCTAAAACGGGAGTTTTATATCGTTCAGTCTTAAAACCGATTGGAAATAAATTCACAGATAAGACTGTGGATTTTCATACAGGTAAAATGTCTGAAGTTTCTATAGAGCCTTGTAATGAAGAGGAAATAGCAAATACAGTTAAAGTAATGGGGGGTGAAGATTGGATGCTGTGGATTGAAGCAATGAAAGAAGCCGGCGTCTTGGTTGATGGTGTGTTAACCTTAGCATATTCATACATAGGACCAGAAGTTACCGAACCGGTTTACAGAAAAGGAACTATTGGTAGAGCAAAGGATCATTTAGAAGCGACTGCATTTGAAATTACTGATGAATTGAAAGATATTCAAGGAAGAGCCTATGTTTCAGTTAATAAAGGATTGGTAACACAAGCAAGCTCAGCTATTCCTGTAATACCTTTATATATATCATTATTGTATAAAATAATGAAAGCAAAAGGATTGCATGAAGGCTGCATTGAACAAATACAACGTTTGTTCCAAGATAGATTGTATTCTGGAAATGAGATCCCGACAGATGAAAAACATAGAATCCGTATTGACGATTGGGAAATGAGAGAAGATGTTCAGGAAGAGGTTAAAAAACTTTGGGCAATTGCTTCTACTGAGAATCTACAGGAGATCGGTGATCTGGCAGGGTATAAACAGGATTTCTTAAATTTGTTCGGTTTTGGTTTTGATGGAGTAGACTATTTAGCTGATACTAATGAAGTTGTAAGAATTCCTAGTATAAATAACTAA